Proteins from a genomic interval of Syngnathus acus chromosome 4, fSynAcu1.2, whole genome shotgun sequence:
- the mafaa gene encoding transcription factor MafAa: MATDLAMSAELPNSPLAIEYVNDFDLMKFEVKKEPPEAERYCHRLPSGSLSSTPISTPCSSVPSSPSFCAPSPGVQPNQSLSSGTASTGTGGGSNSSGSGGGGNNHSNAGKPQLEDLYWIPSYQHHINPEALNLTPEDAVEALIGNAHHHHHHHQAYEGFRAQQYAGEDLSAASAAHHHHHHQAHHHHHHHHVRLEERFSDEQLVSMTVRELNRQLRGFSKEEVIRLKQKRRTLKNRGYAQSCRFKRVQQRHMLETEKCTLQNQVEQLKQDVARLAKERDLYKEKYEKLASRTFSAAAPGPPNPSGKQADFFM; encoded by the coding sequence ATGGCCACCGATCTCGCCATGAGCGCAGAGCTGCCCAACAGCCCGCTGGCCATCGAGTACGTcaatgactttgacttgatgaAGTTCGAGGTGAAGAAGGAGCCCCCGGAAGCAGAGCGCTACTGCCACCGCCTGCCGTCGGGCTCGCTCTCCTCCACGCCTATCAGCACGCCCTGTTCGTCAGTGCCTTCCTCGCCCAGCTTCTGCGCCCCGAGTCCCGGCGTGCAGCCCAACCAGAGCCTCTCCAGCGGGACAGCCAGCACCGGCAccggcggcggcagcaacagcagcggcagcggtggcggcggcaatAATCACAGCAACGCGGGCAAGCCTCAGCTGGAGGACCTGTACTGGATCCCCAGCTACCAGCACCACATCAATCCCGAGGCGCTCAACTTGACCCCGGAGGACGCGGTGGAGGCTCTCATCGGTAAcgcacaccaccaccaccaccatcaccaggCCTACGAGGGCTTCCGCGCCCAACAGTACGCCGGGGAAGACCTGTCGGCGGCCTCGGCGGcacaccatcaccaccaccaccaagcccaccaccaccaccatcaccaccacgtGCGCCTGGAGGAGCGCTTCTCCGACGAGCAGCTGGTCAGCATGACCGTGCGTGAGCTCAACCGGCAGCTGCGCGGCTTCAGCAAGGAGGAGGTGATCCGCCTCAAGCAGAAGAGGCGCACGCTGAAGAACCGCGGCTATGCGCAGTCGTGCCGCTTCAAGCGCGTGCAGCAGCGGCACATGCTGGAGACGGAGAAGTGCACGCTGCAGAACCAGGTGGAGCAGCTCAAGCAGGACGTGGCGCGCCTGGCCAAGGAGCGGGACCTTTATAAGGAGAAGTACGAGAAGCTGGCCAGCCGGACCTTCAGTGCGGCCGCTCCCGGACCCCCCAACCCCTCCGGGAAGCAGGCCGACTTCTTCATGTGA